The Exiguobacterium aurantiacum DSM 6208 genome includes a window with the following:
- a CDS encoding ABC transporter permease, producing MQLGMKEMWRQRRRYSLIFVITLLIVLLTTLITGLADGLAYDNGASIRELDADTFHLTADAEGQLTRSFIEQTRRSDTMTPLAVKPLTFGNETKQDATLFALPADSPVGPTLDLEVGEVLVDPTFLQTLSVGDTVEDFTSGYRFTIVGTTDGRFSHAPVVWTTMETWDAYQQVTGGPAYVSAWLGDGDGDTALSTFTRQEVIEAVPGYSAEQGTFAMMRGFLLVIGAFILTAFFYMVTLQKLPELGILKAIGIRTRTIGTALVSQVMVTVILASGVAALVTALVAGVVPPDIPFQFEVVNALLYSALFFVISLAGSTPPTP from the coding sequence ATGCAATTAGGAATGAAAGAAATGTGGCGCCAACGACGCCGCTACTCACTGATTTTCGTCATCACACTCCTCATCGTGCTGTTGACGACGCTCATCACCGGACTCGCCGACGGACTCGCCTACGACAACGGGGCAAGCATACGTGAACTCGACGCCGACACGTTCCACCTGACCGCCGACGCGGAAGGCCAATTGACACGGTCGTTCATCGAACAGACACGTAGAAGCGACACGATGACCCCGCTCGCTGTCAAACCGCTCACGTTCGGGAACGAGACGAAGCAAGATGCGACGTTGTTCGCGTTGCCGGCCGATTCTCCGGTCGGACCAACGCTCGACCTCGAAGTCGGCGAAGTGCTCGTCGACCCGACTTTCCTGCAGACGTTATCCGTCGGTGATACGGTCGAAGATTTCACGAGCGGCTATCGGTTCACGATCGTCGGGACGACAGACGGTCGTTTCAGCCACGCCCCCGTCGTCTGGACGACGATGGAGACATGGGACGCGTATCAACAAGTCACCGGCGGACCGGCGTACGTGTCGGCCTGGCTCGGAGACGGCGACGGCGACACCGCCCTCTCGACATTCACACGGCAAGAAGTCATCGAGGCCGTGCCGGGCTATTCGGCCGAACAAGGAACGTTCGCGATGATGCGCGGATTTCTCTTGGTCATCGGGGCGTTCATCTTGACGGCGTTCTTCTACATGGTCACATTGCAAAAGTTGCCAGAGCTCGGAATTTTGAAAGCAATCGGCATCCGGACGCGAACGATCGGCACCGCGCTCGTCAGCCAAGTGATGGTCACCGTCATCCTCGCGAGCGGTGTCGCGGCTCTCGTCACGGCATTGGTAGCCGGGGTCGTGCCGCCTGACATCCCGTTTCAATTCGAGGTAGTGAACGCCCTGCTCTACAGTGCCCTCTTCTTCGTCATCTCGCTCGCCGGCTCGACGCCGCCGACGCCTTAG
- a CDS encoding sensor histidine kinase, with product MKTLYTRIVLTVFLILIASGAVALLVSNVAYYVWWQPTYSEKTERTASAAVGYFENHTDLDEAAYYSLLARTGYQLFVVKADGRVMRYGGEFRNETIDDAIIRSVREGVVYEGMRDYPFHLFLLGLFDNEVVNTYGFPLIGSDGVDAVFMRPDLSAQIRELHLFVGLFFGTLTVLAFLLIALSTRNIVRPVKLLTEATASVASGTRPRDLPLGRTDEIGVLARRFDDMAQTIEMSEAERKRFVSNVSHEFRSPLTSLTGYATRLVATTDGEASDYARIIRDETERLSGLTTQLLLLARLDEADLALESDVTIADSIEEVIRGLSFQLDQTGVAISTDLDRSIAIKGDPILLSQVWANLIQNALHASSEGGMIRIRLEQRERPTVTIADDGVGMDEATKARLFERFFQGDVSRSTTGTGLGLSIVHDIIALHDGTIHVDSTPGRGTVFTVML from the coding sequence ATGAAGACGCTTTATACGCGAATCGTCTTGACGGTCTTCCTCATTCTAATTGCCTCGGGGGCCGTCGCCCTCCTCGTCAGTAACGTCGCCTATTACGTCTGGTGGCAACCGACGTATAGTGAGAAGACGGAGCGGACGGCGAGCGCTGCCGTCGGCTATTTCGAGAATCATACCGACCTAGACGAGGCCGCCTATTACTCACTCCTCGCGAGGACCGGCTATCAACTGTTCGTCGTCAAGGCGGACGGACGCGTCATGCGCTACGGGGGAGAGTTCCGAAACGAGACGATCGACGATGCCATCATCCGTTCTGTCCGTGAAGGCGTCGTTTACGAAGGGATGCGCGACTATCCGTTTCACCTTTTTCTGCTCGGTCTGTTCGACAACGAAGTCGTCAACACGTACGGCTTTCCGTTGATCGGTAGCGACGGGGTCGACGCGGTCTTCATGCGCCCCGACCTGTCCGCACAGATTCGTGAACTCCACTTATTCGTCGGTCTCTTTTTCGGCACATTGACCGTTCTGGCGTTTCTGTTGATTGCGCTCTCGACACGAAATATCGTCCGGCCCGTCAAACTGCTGACCGAGGCGACAGCCTCGGTCGCATCAGGGACACGACCTCGCGATTTACCGCTCGGACGGACCGACGAGATCGGGGTGCTCGCGAGACGATTCGATGATATGGCCCAGACGATTGAGATGTCCGAGGCAGAGCGAAAGCGGTTCGTCTCGAACGTCTCCCATGAGTTCCGCTCCCCGCTCACGTCGCTTACCGGGTATGCGACGAGGCTCGTCGCCACGACCGATGGCGAGGCGAGCGACTATGCGCGGATCATTCGGGATGAGACGGAACGGTTATCGGGTTTGACGACACAGTTGCTCCTGCTTGCCCGACTCGATGAAGCGGATCTCGCCTTGGAGTCGGACGTCACCATCGCCGATTCGATCGAAGAAGTCATACGCGGCCTGTCGTTCCAACTCGACCAGACCGGTGTCGCCATCTCGACCGATCTCGACCGATCCATCGCCATAAAAGGCGACCCGATCCTGCTGTCACAAGTGTGGGCCAACTTAATCCAAAACGCCCTCCACGCCTCGTCTGAAGGCGGCATGATCCGCATCCGCTTGGAACAACGCGAGCGTCCGACCGTGACGATCGCCGATGACGGGGTCGGTATGGACGAAGCGACGAAAGCGCGCCTGTTCGAACGTTTCTTCCAAGGAGACGTGTCCCGGTCGACGACCGGGACGGGACTCGGTCTGTCCATCGTCCACGATATCATCGCCTTGCACGACGGAACGATTCACGTCGATTCGACACCCGGCCGAGGCACCGTGTTCACGGTCATGTTGTAG
- a CDS encoding response regulator transcription factor, with protein sequence MHVLIVEDDEHILRLVDETLRQAGHSTTLTTDPTVAEKLFTERPTDAAVVDVLLPGMDGRELCRRLKSMLDVPVILLTALGEWDDKRSGFEHGADDYMTKPFIPDELLFRLQAVAKRYERTAQTIVQAGPLTLDLRDYRLNVDGETIHLPKREFELLYQLAAFPSRVYSRDELIENVWGIDFDGDDRTIDVHIKRLRSRLQSEQVVIRTVRGVGYALEVMT encoded by the coding sequence ATGCACGTATTGATTGTAGAAGATGATGAACATATTCTTCGTCTGGTTGACGAGACACTACGACAGGCTGGTCATTCGACGACTTTGACGACAGATCCGACCGTCGCTGAAAAACTGTTCACCGAACGGCCGACCGATGCCGCCGTCGTCGATGTGTTGCTCCCGGGAATGGATGGACGTGAACTGTGCCGTCGGCTGAAGAGCATGCTCGACGTCCCGGTCATCTTGTTGACCGCACTCGGTGAATGGGATGACAAACGAAGCGGCTTTGAGCACGGCGCCGACGATTACATGACGAAACCGTTCATTCCCGATGAACTGTTGTTCCGGCTCCAGGCGGTCGCGAAGCGATATGAACGGACGGCGCAGACGATCGTCCAAGCCGGCCCGCTCACGCTCGACTTGCGTGACTATCGCTTGAACGTCGACGGCGAGACGATTCACTTGCCGAAGCGTGAATTCGAGCTGCTGTATCAACTTGCGGCCTTCCCTTCGCGCGTCTATAGCCGCGATGAACTGATCGAGAACGTCTGGGGCATAGACTTTGACGGGGACGACCGGACCATCGACGTTCATATAAAGCGGCTGAGAAGTCGTCTCCAAAGCGAACAAGTCGTGATCCGGACCGTGCGCGGGGTCGGCTACGCCCTTGAGGTGATGACATGA